The stretch of DNA GTGTGTTTTACCGCAGTTGGGAAAATGAGGAGTTTGGCAGCCGTGCCATTCTTTCGGATGGGCTGATCAGCATTGGCTTGCATGAAACCGAACAGTTTGAAGGGATGAAACTTACCTATCTCGACAACGAAATGCCAGAACGAATCATAGAAGTAAAAAAAATGGGAATTCCTACAACTTTTGAAATGATTCCGATTAAGAAAAAAGTCTTTGCAGCGGTAGGCATTGAAGCTCCAAATGGCACAGAATTGTACCTTTTCAAAAGACGAAATTACCTCGATTTGATGCACTTTCCAGATGACAAACAAAAGCGCATTAGTGCTTAGTAAAATTAGTGACTGGTAATTAGTTTTTAAAACTATTGAACATCAGTTCTTTGCATAAAAAATAATTGGCAACTTATTTGGTTTATGCTGTAATAGGGTACTGCATTACAACAACCACTTTCCTATGAAAAAGGAAACCGTTGCTACAGATGCACACAACACTGTTCCCCAGATAATATCGGCAACTGCTACCAAGTGCGACCAATTTTTAAGGGTTGCGAGATTGGTTAAATCGTAGGTCATATAGGTGAAAAAACCGAAAAGCGCACCCCACACAGCTGCTTGTTGCCAAGTTCCTCCTTGTAGTTGTGGAAGTACTGCAAAAACCAGAATACCAACAATGTAGAGTAAATAAAAAACAATTGCAGGTGTCCAATAGACCTTATCTGCCATTAGATGTCCAATGTGGTTTTGGTACAAATTTTTGGCTACAAAGCCCAACCAAAACATATCAATCAGAAAGAAAGTTAGCGTTGTGAGTAAGTACAATTTGAAGTAGAAGAAGGGATTCATATTTTCTAAAGTATTGGTAAAAAACGAATAACCATTTTTTGCAGTGAATGTTTATTTTCTACTCTCCTAATTATAGTCCAGCTAAAAGCAAGAAAGTGGCAACTTCATCAAGGTTGCATCCCTATCGTCGAATTCATTCGAGGTGTGTTTTTAAATGTTAAGAAGCCTGTTCAAGTACCCACACTTGAACAACACCCTTGCTTGGAGTGTCCACACTTCTTGTATAGTGTACT from Chitinophagales bacterium encodes:
- a CDS encoding DUF2177 family protein, with translation MNPFFYFKLYLLTTLTFFLIDMFWLGFVAKNLYQNHIGHLMADKVYWTPAIVFYLLYIVGILVFAVLPQLQGGTWQQAAVWGALFGFFTYMTYDLTNLATLKNWSHLVAVADIIWGTVLCASVATVSFFIGKWLL